One region of Solanum pennellii chromosome 6, SPENNV200 genomic DNA includes:
- the LOC107023709 gene encoding protein POLLEN DEFECTIVE IN GUIDANCE 1 — translation MALRSTGRKISFDILSTFLSDDDYDYDSSIIPTCLRSNSDPSPQIIPIDDAKSPTGIRKKKKKKKKHRRITEHSTISEFSVTDEELDRSFPVGEFNAYCYSVAQSSSVVVCEEPEAMPPPMPHSSCSVGSVTGLPFGELRQRNVMVNGVSEESVGSPQIAERESESVKELESRSNSRVEMDLNMDGIAGRSLEKEVSLDWKRLMAEDPNQTFPVDKSPVKCFMEEMYAGNSLRSTVALGNEKERERVYDTIFRLPWRCELLINVGFFVCLDSFLSLLTVMPTRFIMICWRFLKTRQFKKLSAVELSDIGCCVALSSGAILLQQTDISLIYHMIRGQGTIKLYVVYNVLEVFDKLFQSFGGDVMQTLFNTAEGLANSSTENTQYWVRRFIVDEVVAVASSIVHSFILLAQAITLSTCIVAHNNALFALLVSNNFAEIKSNVFKRYSKDNVHNLVYYDSVERFHISAFLLFVLAQNLLEADGPWFGSFLCNALVVYVSEMTIDIIKHSFIAKFNNIKPIAFSEFLEDLCKQTLNIQTDNVKNNLTFVPLAPACVVIRVLRPVFAAHLPYNPLPWRLFWIFLLSAMTFVMLASLKVMISIGLKKHARWYINRCQNRKLHSD, via the exons atgGCGTTGAGATCAACTGGACGTAAGATCTCATTTGACATTCTCTCAACTTTTCTCTCAGATGACGATTACGACTACGATTCCTCCATCATCCCGACTTGCCTCCGATCGAATTCCGATCCTTCTCCTCAGATTATTCCGATCGATGACGCCAAAAGCCCTACCGGAATTcgcaagaagaagaagaaaaagaagaagcataGGAGAATTACAGAGCATTCCACGATTTCTGAATTTTCCGTCACGGACGAGGAGCTAGACCGCTCATTCCCTGTGGGAGAATTTAATGCTTACTGTTATAGTGTTGCTCAGAGCAGTAGTGTTGTGGTATGTGAGGAACCTGAGGCGATGCCGCCACCAATGCCTCACAGTAGTTGTTCAGTGGGTTCAGTTACTGGCCTTCCGTTTGGGGAGTTGAGACAAAGAAATGTAATGGTCAATGGAGTGAGCGAAGAGAGTGTTGGGTCACCACAGATTGCCGAGAGAGAAAGTGAAAGTGTTAAGGAATTGGAATCGAGGTCAAACTCGAGAGTTGAAATGGATTTGAATATGGATGGGATTGCAGGGAGGAGTTTGGAGAAGGAGGTCTCTTTAGATTGGAAGAGGTTGATGGCTGAAGATCCCAACC AAACATTTCCTGTGGATAAGTCGCCAGTGAAGTGCTTCATGGAAGAGATGTATGCTGGTAATTCGTTAAGGAGTACGGTTGCCCTTGGGAATGAGAAAGAGCGGGAAAGAGTTTATGATACCATATTCCGCTTACCATGGCGATGTGAGCTG CTTATTAATGTTGGCTTTTTTGTCTGCTTGGATTCATTCCTCTCACTGCTTACTGTCATGCCCACGAGGTTTATCATGATCTGTTGGAGGTTTCTGAAAACAAG GCAGTTCAAGAAGCTTTCCGCGGTTGAGCTTTCTGATATTGGCTGTTGTGTCGCCCTGTCTAGTGGAGCGATTTTGTTGCAACAAACAG ATATCAGCCTAATCTATCACATGATTCGTGGTCAAGGAACAATCAAGCTTTATGTGGTTTACAATGTGTTGGAG GTTTTTGATAAACTGTTCCAAAGCTTTGGTGGAGATGTGATGCAGACACTCTTTAATACAGCAGAAGGGCTTGCAAATAGCTCAACGGAAAATACACAATATTGGGTTAGAAGATTTATTGTGGATGAAGTTGTAGCTGTGGCTTCATCAA TTGTTCATTCTTTCATCCTGCTAGCTCAAGCCATCACTTTGTCAACCTGTATAGTTGCCCACAACAACGCATTATTTGCTTTGCTTGTATCAAACAATTTTGCGGAAATAAAAAGCAATGTCTTCAAACGCTACAGCAAGGATAACGTTCACAATCTAGTATATTATG ATTCAGTGGAACGGTTCCATATTTCAGCATTTCTCTTATTTGTCTTAGCTCAAAACCTTCTGGAGGCCGATGGACCTTGGTTTGGAAGTTTTCTTTGT AATGCACTCGTTGTCTATGTAAGTGAGATGACAATTGATATCATCAAGCATTCATTCATCGCAAAATTTAACAACATCAAACCAATTGCGTTTTCAGAATTTCTTGAAGATCTGTGTAAGCAG ACACTGAATATCCAAACAGACAATGTAAAGAATAACCTCACTTTTGTCCCTTTGGCGCCTGCTTGTGTG GTAATCCGTGTGTTACGTCCTGTGTTTGCTGCTCATCTTCCCTATAATCCGCTACCTTGGAGGCTCTTTTGGATTTTCCTTCTGTCCGCAATGACATTTGTTATGCTTGCAAGCCTCAAAGTAATGATTAGCATTGGGCTAAAAAAACATGCTAGATGGTATATAAACAGATGCCAGAATAGAAAACTTCACAGCGACTAA